The following proteins come from a genomic window of Eubalaena glacialis isolate mEubGla1 chromosome X, mEubGla1.1.hap2.+ XY, whole genome shotgun sequence:
- the RBBP7 gene encoding histone-binding protein RBBP7 isoform X2 produces the protein MASKEMFEDTVEERVINEEYKIWKKNTPFLYDLVMTHALQWPSLTVQWLPEVTKPEGKDYALHWLVLGTHTSDEQNHLVVARVHIPNDDAQFDASHCDSEKGGKIECEIKINHEGEVNRARYMPQNPHIIATKTPSSDVLVFDYTKHPAKPDPSGECNPDLRLRGHQKEGYGLSWNSNLSGHLLSASDDHTVCLWDINAGPKEGKIVDAKAIFTGHSAVVEDVAWHLLHESLFGSVADDQKLMIWDTRSNTTSKPSHLVDAHTAEVNCLSFNPYSEFILATGSADKTVALWDLRNLKLKLHTFESHKDEIFQVHWSPHNETILASSGTDRRLNVWDLSKIGEEQSAEDAEDGPPELLFIHGGHTAKISDFSWNPNEPWVICSVSEDNIMQIWQMAENIYNDEESDVTTSELEGQGS, from the exons ATGGCGAGTAAAGAGA TGTTTGAAGATACTGTGGAGGAGCGTGTCATCAATGAAGAATataaaatctggaagaagaatacACCGTTTCTGTATGACCTGGTTATGACCCATGCTCTTCAGTGGCCGAGTCTTACCGTTCAGTGGCTTCCTGAAGTGACTAA ACCAGAAGGAAAGGATTATGCCCTTCATTGGCTAGTGCTGGGGACTCACACATCTGATGAGCAGAATCATCTCGTGGTTGCTCGAGTCCATATTCCGAATGATGATGCACAGTTTGATGCTTCCCACTGTGACAGTGAGAAGGGTG GAAAAATTGaatgtgaaattaaaattaaCCACGAAGGAGAAGTAAACCGTGCTCGTTACATGCCGCAGAATCCTCACATCATTGCTACAAAAACGCCGTCTTCTGACGTGCTGGTTTTTGACTATACAAAGCACCCTGCTAAACCAG acccAAGTGGAGAATGTAATCCTGATCTTAGGTTAAGAGGCCACCAAAAGGAAGGCTATGGTCTTTCTTGGAATTCTAATTTGAGTGGACATCTCTTAAGTGCATCTGACGACCAT ACTGTCTGTCTGTGGGATATTAATGCAGGACCAAAGGAAGGCAAAATTGTGGATGCTAAAGCGATTTTTACTGGCCACTCGGCTGTTGTAGAGGATGTGGCCTGGCACCTGCTGCATGAGTCATTGTTTGGATCTGTTGCTGATGATCAGAAACTTATGAT ATGGGACACCAGGTCCAACACCACCTCCAAGCCGAGCCACCTGGTTGATGCGCACACCGCCGAGGTCAATTGCCTGTCGTTCAATCCCTACAGCGAGTTCATTCTCGCAACTGGCTCTGCGGATAAG actGTAGCTTTATGGGATCTGCGTAATTTAAAATTGAAACTCCATACCTTCGAATCTCATAAAGATGAAATTTTCCAG GTCCACTGGTCTCCACATAACGAAACTATTCTGGCTTCAAGTGGTACTGATCGCCGCCTGAACGTGTGGGATTTAAG CAAAATTGGAGAAGAACAATCAGCAGAAGATGCAGAAGATGGGCCTCCAGAGCTCCTG TTTATTCATGGAGGACACACCGCCAAGATATCAGATTTTAGTTGGAACCCCAATGAGCCTTGGGTCATTTGCTCGGTGTCCGAGGATAACATCATGCAGATATGGCAAATG gctgaaaatatttacaatgatgAAGAGTCAGATGTCACAACATCGGAACTGGAGGGGCAAGGATCTTAA
- the RBBP7 gene encoding histone-binding protein RBBP7 isoform X1, which translates to MASKEMFEDTVEERVINEEYKIWKKNTPFLYDLVMTHALQWPSLTVQWLPEVTKPEGKDYALHWLVLGTHTSDEQNHLVVARVHIPNDDAQFDASHCDSEKGEFGGFGSVTGKIECEIKINHEGEVNRARYMPQNPHIIATKTPSSDVLVFDYTKHPAKPDPSGECNPDLRLRGHQKEGYGLSWNSNLSGHLLSASDDHTVCLWDINAGPKEGKIVDAKAIFTGHSAVVEDVAWHLLHESLFGSVADDQKLMIWDTRSNTTSKPSHLVDAHTAEVNCLSFNPYSEFILATGSADKTVALWDLRNLKLKLHTFESHKDEIFQVHWSPHNETILASSGTDRRLNVWDLSKIGEEQSAEDAEDGPPELLFIHGGHTAKISDFSWNPNEPWVICSVSEDNIMQIWQMAENIYNDEESDVTTSELEGQGS; encoded by the exons ATGGCGAGTAAAGAGA TGTTTGAAGATACTGTGGAGGAGCGTGTCATCAATGAAGAATataaaatctggaagaagaatacACCGTTTCTGTATGACCTGGTTATGACCCATGCTCTTCAGTGGCCGAGTCTTACCGTTCAGTGGCTTCCTGAAGTGACTAA ACCAGAAGGAAAGGATTATGCCCTTCATTGGCTAGTGCTGGGGACTCACACATCTGATGAGCAGAATCATCTCGTGGTTGCTCGAGTCCATATTCCGAATGATGATGCACAGTTTGATGCTTCCCACTGTGACAGTGAGAAGGGTG AATTTGGTGGCTTTGGTTCTGTAACAGGAAAAATTGaatgtgaaattaaaattaaCCACGAAGGAGAAGTAAACCGTGCTCGTTACATGCCGCAGAATCCTCACATCATTGCTACAAAAACGCCGTCTTCTGACGTGCTGGTTTTTGACTATACAAAGCACCCTGCTAAACCAG acccAAGTGGAGAATGTAATCCTGATCTTAGGTTAAGAGGCCACCAAAAGGAAGGCTATGGTCTTTCTTGGAATTCTAATTTGAGTGGACATCTCTTAAGTGCATCTGACGACCAT ACTGTCTGTCTGTGGGATATTAATGCAGGACCAAAGGAAGGCAAAATTGTGGATGCTAAAGCGATTTTTACTGGCCACTCGGCTGTTGTAGAGGATGTGGCCTGGCACCTGCTGCATGAGTCATTGTTTGGATCTGTTGCTGATGATCAGAAACTTATGAT ATGGGACACCAGGTCCAACACCACCTCCAAGCCGAGCCACCTGGTTGATGCGCACACCGCCGAGGTCAATTGCCTGTCGTTCAATCCCTACAGCGAGTTCATTCTCGCAACTGGCTCTGCGGATAAG actGTAGCTTTATGGGATCTGCGTAATTTAAAATTGAAACTCCATACCTTCGAATCTCATAAAGATGAAATTTTCCAG GTCCACTGGTCTCCACATAACGAAACTATTCTGGCTTCAAGTGGTACTGATCGCCGCCTGAACGTGTGGGATTTAAG CAAAATTGGAGAAGAACAATCAGCAGAAGATGCAGAAGATGGGCCTCCAGAGCTCCTG TTTATTCATGGAGGACACACCGCCAAGATATCAGATTTTAGTTGGAACCCCAATGAGCCTTGGGTCATTTGCTCGGTGTCCGAGGATAACATCATGCAGATATGGCAAATG gctgaaaatatttacaatgatgAAGAGTCAGATGTCACAACATCGGAACTGGAGGGGCAAGGATCTTAA